Below is a window of Prosthecochloris sp. GSB1 DNA.
GCTGCCGCCGGATCGAAGGCCGTGCTCTCCGATATCTCCTTCAGCGATTTCCGGTTTCCGCCCGAGCGCCGGGTGTACCAGCGTTCGAGCGCCGGACCGGAAAGCACGGTTTCGACGCACCCCCGCCTGCCGCAATAGCACGGTTCTCCTTCCGGTTCCAGTTCGTTGTGTCCCCACTCTCCGGCGATACCGTGGGCCCCTCGTATCGCCTTGCCGCCGCAGACGATGCCTCCACCGACGCCCGTGCCGAGAATAACGCCGAACGCAACGGCCCCGTCTCGCCTCATCGTCTCCCTTCCGGCACCGAGCATCGATTCGGCAAGCGCGAAGCAGTTCGCATCGTTCTCGACCGTCACCCGCGCCCGAAGCCGTTGTTCGAGGTCCGCAAGCAACGGCGTCTTGTTCAGGCAAACCGTGTTGGAATTCTTCAGGAGACCGCGCCTCCGATCGATCCTCCCGGAGGTGCCCATGCCGATCCGACCAGGAGGAGGATTGCCAAGCTCGGCAGCCATAGCCTCCACGAGCCCGGTCACGTTTTCGAGAACCCTGCGGTATCCTCCGTCGGCCTCCGTCGGCCTCCTCTCGCGGAGCAGCGGGCGCAACTCCTCGTCGAGCACGACGCCCTCGATTTTCGTGCCGCCGAGATCTATTCCCCAGTACTGTTTCATAATCGCACGCCCAAGCCCTCTCGTTTCAGTAAACAATCAGAGCCGAAAACCGTTTTGGTTGCCGTAGTTCTTCACGACCCAGGCGAACACCGTGTAGACAAAAGCGGCGCAGCAGACGCCGACAAGCGCTCCCGCCAGGATGTCGGAGGGATAATGCACGCCGACATACATCCTCGACCATGCCACCAGAAAAGCGTAGACGATCATGACCCCGGTGAAGGTTTTCTCCACGAGAAGGCCCCTGCCGAAAAATATCCAGATCATGGAGGCGACGGCAGCGGA
It encodes the following:
- a CDS encoding ROK family protein, coding for MKQYWGIDLGGTKIEGVVLDEELRPLLRERRPTEADGGYRRVLENVTGLVEAMAAELGNPPPGRIGMGTSGRIDRRRGLLKNSNTVCLNKTPLLADLEQRLRARVTVENDANCFALAESMLGAGRETMRRDGAVAFGVILGTGVGGGIVCGGKAIRGAHGIAGEWGHNELEPEGEPCYCGRRGCVETVLSGPALERWYTRRSGGNRKSLKEISESTAFDPAAAETVARLIAGFGKAVAGVLNIVDPDILIIGGGVGNVDALYSAEARKALERHLFNDSLDIRVARGLNSATAPGCSALRS